One part of the bacterium genome encodes these proteins:
- a CDS encoding MBL fold metallo-hydrolase — translation MTERHGKQYATLTVLGCGTSTGVPIPGCSCAVCTSKDQKNKRLRTSSVVTLPNKEVILIDASPDLRWQALKHNVSRVDAVLYTHAHADHILGTDDLRVFNFWKKGSIPCFANQETLTSLRKSFHYIFEPDPLYQGGALAKLSLHEVSAGTAFNASGQSILPLLLYHGDLPVLGWRIGDLAYATDCNRIPEETRKLLVGVKTLFLDGLRDEPHATHFTISEAIDVASSLEVEQTFLLHMTHTVDYNEVSKRLPSGVQLAYDGLNVDFLP, via the coding sequence ATGACAGAGAGACACGGCAAACAATACGCAACACTAACAGTCCTGGGCTGTGGAACTTCGACTGGTGTGCCTATTCCGGGCTGTTCCTGTGCAGTGTGCACATCGAAAGACCAAAAGAATAAACGACTCAGAACATCATCTGTTGTTACGCTACCAAACAAAGAAGTCATACTTATTGATGCAAGTCCGGACCTTCGCTGGCAGGCACTCAAACACAACGTCTCTCGAGTAGACGCAGTACTCTATACCCATGCTCATGCGGACCACATTCTTGGTACAGACGACTTACGAGTCTTCAACTTCTGGAAGAAGGGCAGTATCCCCTGCTTTGCCAATCAAGAGACTCTGACCAGCTTGAGAAAGTCTTTTCACTATATTTTTGAACCCGATCCCCTCTATCAAGGAGGAGCACTGGCAAAGCTCTCACTACATGAGGTGTCAGCAGGCACTGCTTTTAACGCCTCGGGACAGTCAATCCTTCCACTTCTCTTGTATCATGGAGATCTCCCAGTACTCGGGTGGCGAATTGGAGATCTTGCGTACGCGACTGACTGCAATCGCATTCCAGAGGAAACAAGGAAATTGCTAGTCGGAGTAAAAACTCTCTTTCTTGACGGACTTAGAGACGAGCCCCATGCGACCCACTTCACAATTTCAGAAGCCATAGACGTAGCGTCCTCCCTAGAGGTAGAGCAAACATTCCTGCTCCACATGACCCATACTGTAGACTACAATGAGGTCAGCAAAAGATTGCCAAGTGGAGTTCAACTTGCTTATGACGGACTGAACGTAGACTTTTTACCGTAA
- the otsB gene encoding trehalose-phosphatase: protein MNLEPTSEKDPSTHSESPSFSTVSTVVDCIPDSGPLLIILDKDGTLDEKVVNRDSAKVSPATIHQIMRLQSLTEVDVVVISGRSVGELKELIGTLPVRYYGLHGAEGGNGDERELFLASDHSVQRKVGQFSESFRLGLRDSSIWTPEIEVSVCEEKEGKGFAAHWRAHPEIGDIVQGLFIDTWQNFLHSDEFQIQQGDCVIEVKLPASKGDALLHYLNDKGTSPHATRHILVVGDDETDLSMMKIAQSSTQSVTPVIIESLHLHIPNALYLPSPKEVLELLTRVADKRSQINDCS, encoded by the coding sequence ATGAATCTAGAACCAACATCAGAAAAAGATCCATCTACCCATTCCGAAAGCCCCTCCTTCAGCACAGTATCAACTGTAGTAGATTGTATTCCAGATTCTGGTCCGCTCTTGATCATTCTAGATAAGGACGGCACCTTGGATGAAAAGGTAGTCAATCGAGATAGTGCAAAGGTATCTCCAGCAACGATACATCAAATAATGCGTCTGCAATCACTTACTGAAGTAGATGTGGTTGTAATTAGTGGGCGAAGTGTTGGAGAGCTCAAAGAACTTATTGGGACTCTGCCCGTGAGGTATTATGGACTACACGGTGCCGAAGGTGGCAATGGAGATGAGAGAGAGCTCTTTTTAGCTTCTGATCATTCGGTGCAGAGGAAAGTAGGTCAATTCTCTGAGTCATTCCGTCTAGGACTCAGAGACTCTTCAATATGGACGCCTGAGATTGAAGTCTCTGTCTGTGAAGAGAAAGAAGGAAAGGGATTTGCTGCCCACTGGAGAGCTCATCCCGAAATAGGAGATATTGTGCAAGGTCTCTTCATAGACACGTGGCAGAATTTTCTCCACTCGGACGAATTCCAAATTCAACAGGGGGATTGTGTTATAGAAGTGAAGCTCCCTGCATCAAAAGGAGATGCTCTTCTTCACTATCTGAATGACAAAGGCACTTCACCTCATGCCACAAGGCATATCCTGGTGGTTGGCGATGATGAAACCGATCTCTCAATGATGAAGATTGCTCAAAGCTCAACCCAATCAGTGACCCCCGTTATCATTGAAAGCCTACACCTACACATCCCTAATGCGTTATACCTTCCCTCCCCAAAAGAAGTGCTAGAACTCCTTACGAGGGTCGCGGACAAACGGTCACAGATAAACGATTGCTCCTGA
- the rimI gene encoding ribosomal-protein-alanine N-acetyltransferase produces the protein MSVKKPSCELFSFCGGASPLCRGSHWSCSSECPPVEVCESIGALERLCFPPVSSWSTEQISGLLQEGASLATVVLVERRIVGYALYRSVPPESELLRIAIDPRFQGEGYGRLLIEDGLSVLGSRGVSCVFLEVASKNEAALALYRAAKFLEIGRRENYYEQLSDDAIVMKRDINAMSCSDSARLGKNV, from the coding sequence ATGAGTGTGAAGAAACCTTCGTGTGAACTCTTTTCATTCTGTGGTGGCGCCTCACCACTTTGCAGAGGCTCACACTGGTCTTGCTCGTCTGAATGTCCCCCAGTTGAGGTCTGCGAATCAATAGGTGCCTTAGAGCGTCTTTGTTTTCCTCCAGTTTCTTCGTGGAGTACTGAACAGATCTCTGGATTACTTCAAGAAGGAGCTTCTCTTGCGACTGTAGTGCTTGTTGAGAGACGAATCGTGGGTTATGCCCTGTATCGGAGTGTTCCTCCAGAGTCTGAACTGCTGCGTATTGCCATTGACCCTCGATTTCAAGGAGAGGGATATGGCAGACTTCTCATAGAAGATGGACTCTCGGTACTTGGGTCTCGAGGAGTCTCGTGTGTTTTTCTCGAGGTGGCCTCAAAGAATGAGGCTGCTCTGGCTCTTTATCGCGCAGCAAAATTTCTAGAAATAGGAAGAAGAGAAAACTACTATGAGCAGCTCAGTGATGATGCCATCGTCATGAAGCGAGACATTAACGCCATGAGTTGTTCAGATAGTGCCAGATTAGGGAAGAATGTATAA
- a CDS encoding DUF1844 domain-containing protein, whose translation MAEDEGFKVKDRRRFDESGNRKDADGEVDSASSMTRSAAKEEVEISAPDSNTSSSRQGAEESEGDSMAKPDGSDEQFIMKDSPTESDEHPPLDYSSFILSLATQAMVQLGEMEPPPGVDIPKNRQAAKHSIDVLEMLSLKTRGNLSEAEQRLTEEILHSLRISFVRSKDS comes from the coding sequence ATGGCAGAGGATGAGGGATTTAAGGTAAAAGATCGTCGTCGCTTTGACGAGTCCGGAAACCGGAAAGATGCTGATGGGGAAGTGGATTCGGCGTCATCTATGACTCGGTCAGCGGCCAAAGAAGAAGTTGAGATATCAGCTCCGGATTCCAATACATCTTCATCGAGACAAGGAGCGGAAGAGAGTGAAGGGGATAGTATGGCCAAGCCCGATGGCAGTGATGAGCAGTTTATTATGAAAGACTCCCCGACAGAATCCGATGAGCATCCACCACTGGACTATAGTTCATTCATCTTGTCATTAGCCACCCAGGCGATGGTACAGCTCGGTGAAATGGAGCCTCCTCCTGGTGTGGATATTCCTAAGAACCGGCAGGCTGCAAAGCACTCTATTGATGTTCTTGAGATGCTTTCTCTCAAAACGCGAGGCAATCTTTCGGAGGCGGAGCAACGACTAACAGAGGAGATACTTCATAGCTTGCGAATAAGCTTTGTACGTTCCAAAGACTCATAG
- a CDS encoding Do family serine endopeptidase — translation MNNSRLGWRIRYAVVFFSILVFGGVAQAESENLFSEHTPALGAEEVEASPDFSLLAKYARRAVVNISSETGADDGNGADEEKEEEGGLSPFLKRNSEPPSRSLGSGFFVSETGYIVTNNHVIANGGKIVVRIPDDKTEYQAELVGADSKTDIALIKITPPSSVVALPLGNSDSLEIGEWVMAVGNQFQLGQTFTAGIVSAKSRRVPVRSSGPYDQFIQTDAAINPGSSGGPLLNTKGQVVGINTAIFSPGRQGFGAPAAGFNIGIGFSVPVNLAKGILLQLKDKGRVTRGLLGVIIQPVTLDVQEALALSEARGALVADVLEDTPAQEVGFQREDVILSFNGNQIDEHDDLPLMVANTPVGTTVKVGVVREGKQIELRPTVGELKDSPEEEKEKGNELKPDKIGLIIEELTPRYSRQMGQDKPEGIVIAQVAPSSAGEKAGLQRGDILLEFNRRPVLSPSEYNKLLDDVTKDQVVLLLIARREGTRFLTLRNNQ, via the coding sequence ATGAACAATTCGAGGCTGGGGTGGCGGATTCGCTACGCTGTAGTGTTTTTCTCTATTTTGGTGTTTGGGGGCGTAGCTCAAGCGGAGAGCGAGAATTTATTTAGTGAGCACACTCCTGCATTAGGTGCCGAGGAGGTCGAGGCGTCTCCTGATTTCTCTCTTTTAGCAAAGTACGCACGTCGCGCAGTTGTAAACATCTCCTCTGAGACGGGGGCAGATGATGGCAATGGGGCTGATGAGGAGAAGGAGGAAGAGGGTGGTCTGTCGCCTTTCTTGAAGCGGAATAGTGAACCGCCGAGTCGCTCTCTCGGATCTGGGTTTTTTGTGAGTGAGACGGGATACATTGTTACGAACAATCACGTAATTGCAAATGGTGGAAAGATAGTCGTAAGAATCCCAGACGATAAGACAGAGTATCAGGCTGAACTGGTTGGCGCCGATTCAAAAACAGACATTGCTCTCATAAAAATTACGCCGCCCTCTTCTGTAGTTGCATTGCCTTTGGGCAATTCTGACTCTCTTGAAATCGGTGAATGGGTGATGGCGGTAGGGAATCAGTTCCAGCTCGGTCAGACATTCACTGCGGGGATTGTTTCCGCAAAAAGTCGTAGGGTTCCAGTTCGTTCAAGTGGTCCTTATGACCAATTCATTCAGACGGATGCAGCAATCAATCCGGGAAGCTCTGGAGGCCCCTTATTGAATACAAAGGGGCAAGTTGTTGGAATTAATACCGCGATATTTAGCCCAGGAAGGCAGGGATTTGGGGCGCCAGCTGCAGGATTTAATATTGGTATTGGATTTTCTGTGCCAGTAAATCTCGCGAAGGGCATTCTGCTTCAGCTCAAAGATAAAGGACGAGTTACGCGTGGTCTACTTGGAGTTATTATTCAACCAGTAACATTGGATGTCCAAGAGGCGCTTGCGCTATCAGAGGCGCGTGGTGCGCTGGTTGCAGATGTGTTGGAGGATACGCCAGCTCAAGAAGTTGGATTCCAGCGCGAGGATGTGATCCTAAGCTTCAATGGCAATCAAATTGATGAGCATGATGACCTCCCGCTCATGGTGGCGAATACCCCTGTAGGGACTACTGTGAAAGTAGGAGTAGTACGGGAAGGGAAGCAGATTGAGCTACGGCCGACCGTTGGTGAACTGAAGGATTCTCCTGAGGAAGAGAAAGAAAAGGGTAATGAATTAAAGCCAGATAAGATTGGGCTGATTATCGAGGAACTTACTCCTCGTTACTCTCGGCAGATGGGGCAGGATAAACCAGAAGGGATAGTTATTGCTCAGGTAGCCCCGAGCTCTGCTGGTGAGAAGGCAGGATTGCAACGTGGAGATATCCTACTCGAGTTTAATCGAAGACCTGTGCTCTCACCTTCTGAGTACAACAAGCTCTTGGATGACGTAACGAAAGATCAAGTCGTTCTCCTTCTGATTGCAAGAAGAGAAGGAACACGCTTTCTTACATTGAGAAATAATCAGTAG
- a CDS encoding quinone-dependent dihydroorotate dehydrogenase, whose amino-acid sequence MYKTIVRPVLFRFDSERVHDFSVRAATIAANPLVRSLLSCLWRYQDPILQCTVFDRVFPNPLGLAAGFDKRSQMVPFLSAVGFGHVEVGTITPKPQTGNERPRIFRLVQDEAIINRMGFPSEGIEEALSHLEVLSRMKLPIHVGVNIGKNKSTDLESAAGDYRVCARALGPKADWITINVSSPNTPGLRTLQTREALEQIVFAVREEVGQQLPVLVKLAPDLTSAQLEELLHVLVDLGVNGVIASNTTISREGLTTISDEAGGLSGPPLYRHTKARVAEIEAITEGSLPIIAVGGVHDWRQIVELLVEGASLVQIYTAFIYEGPAWPSSALKRVATLCKSQGLNSLSELKANREILRFINKM is encoded by the coding sequence ATGTATAAAACGATAGTGCGTCCTGTGCTCTTTCGCTTTGATTCAGAGAGAGTTCATGATTTTTCAGTAAGAGCAGCTACCATTGCAGCGAACCCGCTGGTGAGGAGTCTGCTTTCTTGTCTCTGGCGATACCAAGACCCAATCCTTCAGTGTACTGTATTTGACCGAGTATTTCCCAATCCCCTTGGACTGGCCGCAGGCTTTGATAAAAGGAGCCAAATGGTGCCTTTCCTTTCAGCCGTTGGCTTTGGTCATGTGGAGGTCGGAACTATCACTCCGAAGCCTCAAACGGGGAATGAGCGACCTCGTATTTTCCGTTTAGTTCAAGATGAAGCCATCATTAACCGTATGGGCTTTCCATCAGAAGGAATAGAGGAAGCGCTCTCGCATCTGGAGGTACTTTCGAGAATGAAATTACCAATACACGTCGGAGTGAATATTGGTAAGAACAAATCAACGGATCTTGAAAGTGCTGCTGGTGACTATCGAGTGTGTGCAAGAGCGCTCGGTCCAAAGGCTGATTGGATCACTATTAATGTCTCCTCTCCTAATACGCCAGGATTAAGAACGCTTCAAACAAGAGAAGCCCTAGAACAGATTGTGTTTGCGGTTCGTGAAGAAGTTGGTCAACAGCTGCCAGTGTTGGTAAAACTTGCCCCAGACCTGACAAGTGCACAACTTGAAGAGTTGCTACACGTTCTTGTTGACCTTGGGGTAAATGGCGTGATTGCGAGTAATACGACGATTTCTCGTGAGGGCCTTACTACAATCTCTGATGAGGCTGGAGGGCTTTCTGGCCCGCCACTCTATCGCCATACGAAAGCACGTGTAGCAGAAATAGAAGCCATTACGGAGGGAAGTCTTCCAATCATCGCAGTAGGAGGTGTTCATGACTGGCGGCAGATTGTAGAACTTCTTGTTGAAGGTGCATCACTGGTTCAGATATACACAGCATTCATTTATGAGGGCCCAGCATGGCCAAGTTCCGCACTGAAGAGAGTCGCCACTCTTTGTAAAAGTCAAGGACTAAATTCGCTTTCTGAGCTTAAAGCGAATCGTGAAATATTAAGATTTATCAACAAAATGTGA
- a CDS encoding DUF2029 domain-containing protein, with product MVFRKMSIFKTIFLLAVAIGIVYLSELQGLSSLQLGLIDFVQYYSAANLWWNGSNPYNPDILFQIEVQFYPSLEEVIRMWNPPFIFPMIGLFLSLPFHYAATIWFCSSIVILLFTAAKCLQDFSDSPRQLLYLGALVVLLFVPTYGCLQLGQITPLFLAGVLMYLQSYRSPSSKYGEIYAGFGLTLTLVKPHLFLLLYLFEFVRSYHRKKWQIILTFVSLTLLLCTISTAILPEVWSYYREALKAPPLYFHSASLGSWLQYFFNSQSTLNQFLPTLIGLFFGVIWLLSRSSQELNSLPFAMLIITLSVALSPYSWPFDFCVLLPCYVWILVQAKQNRNLTIKIAAGFLVLSNVVALALVKKMQFFFWFPWLTFIILGWCYYQVKSAHTGTPET from the coding sequence ATGGTGTTTAGAAAAATGAGTATTTTTAAAACAATATTTTTACTCGCTGTAGCAATAGGCATAGTTTATTTGTCAGAGTTACAAGGGTTATCTTCATTACAACTCGGCTTGATAGATTTCGTTCAGTATTATAGCGCCGCCAACCTTTGGTGGAATGGTTCCAATCCATACAATCCAGATATCCTCTTTCAGATAGAGGTGCAATTCTATCCTTCTCTTGAGGAAGTGATTCGAATGTGGAATCCGCCATTCATCTTCCCGATGATTGGCTTATTTCTCTCTCTTCCCTTCCACTACGCCGCGACGATTTGGTTTTGTTCTTCAATTGTCATTCTCCTATTCACTGCGGCAAAATGCCTGCAAGATTTTTCTGATTCTCCCCGCCAATTGCTCTACTTAGGCGCTCTCGTGGTTCTCTTATTTGTTCCCACCTATGGTTGTCTTCAGCTGGGACAAATCACGCCACTTTTTCTTGCAGGTGTCTTGATGTATCTGCAGAGCTATAGATCGCCCTCTAGCAAGTACGGCGAGATATATGCTGGCTTTGGATTAACACTGACACTGGTAAAACCCCATCTTTTTCTATTGCTTTATCTCTTTGAGTTTGTTCGAAGCTATCACAGAAAAAAGTGGCAGATTATACTGACCTTTGTATCTTTGACATTATTGCTCTGCACTATCTCTACCGCCATCCTTCCCGAAGTCTGGTCTTATTATAGAGAAGCGCTCAAAGCACCGCCTCTTTACTTCCATAGTGCAAGTCTGGGAAGCTGGCTACAGTACTTTTTCAACTCCCAGAGCACCCTCAACCAATTTCTTCCGACCCTCATAGGACTTTTCTTTGGGGTGATTTGGCTCTTGAGTCGATCATCTCAAGAATTGAACTCGCTACCTTTTGCCATGCTTATCATCACACTAAGCGTTGCATTATCTCCTTACAGCTGGCCATTTGATTTTTGTGTGCTACTACCATGCTATGTCTGGATTCTCGTCCAGGCAAAACAAAATCGAAACCTCACTATTAAAATTGCCGCAGGATTTCTTGTGCTGAGCAACGTAGTTGCTCTCGCTCTGGTAAAAAAGATGCAGTTTTTTTTCTGGTTCCCATGGCTGACCTTTATTATCTTAGGGTGGTGCTACTACCAGGTAAAATCCGCGCACACCGGAACACCTGAGACATGA
- a CDS encoding CarD family transcriptional regulator, whose product MKNRTFKKGDKVVYPKHGVGVIADIEEKQIAGTSQHFYQIEFISGGSSKTNDMRAMVPLAQAESVGLRKVVDKKTIDQVFDILKDRKAKVGTQTWNRRYREYSQKINTGSVFEIAEVIRDLSVLSINKELSFGEKQMLENAKSLLASEIAIARSRSQDKIMGEISGLYQVATAAPVLTQ is encoded by the coding sequence TTGAAAAACCGAACATTTAAAAAGGGTGATAAGGTTGTATATCCCAAGCACGGGGTTGGGGTAATCGCGGACATAGAAGAAAAGCAAATTGCTGGGACCAGTCAGCACTTTTATCAAATCGAGTTCATATCAGGCGGCTCTAGTAAAACAAACGATATGCGGGCCATGGTGCCGCTCGCGCAGGCGGAGTCGGTGGGGCTGAGAAAAGTGGTTGATAAAAAGACGATCGACCAGGTGTTTGATATCCTGAAGGATAGGAAGGCGAAGGTTGGCACTCAGACGTGGAATCGCCGATATCGTGAGTATTCTCAAAAAATCAATACTGGCTCCGTATTTGAAATTGCTGAGGTGATTCGAGATCTCTCGGTGCTCAGTATTAACAAGGAGCTCTCGTTTGGGGAAAAGCAGATGCTTGAAAATGCCAAATCTTTATTGGCTTCAGAGATCGCTATCGCTCGTTCCCGTTCACAAGATAAAATCATGGGTGAGATATCTGGTCTGTATCAAGTTGCTACTGCTGCGCCCGTTTTGACGCAGTAA